One window of the Hemitrygon akajei unplaced genomic scaffold, sHemAka1.3 Scf000038, whole genome shotgun sequence genome contains the following:
- the LOC140720201 gene encoding uncharacterized protein yields MAGPSNELLPTGDQGLRAGLVPPEYMICAPGDGHTDACQIAQRCGESSGDPSAATAGHLPSPSNRGRVWEAASDNLLRSTPGKDQAPSVLLKHLTESHPVSSPLPPEGIKTRAGVADFTRSAAPDLLLLTGSSRFRFHSERSASRPLTRSANESMFVPALFSDWLASWALANLAEKARNLNLNLKGKESKRHCEEHEEELKLFCETDKTLICLICRDAQEHREHRFKPIKEAVKIYKDQIKSSLNSLTKKKSDFQKKEQQQKEKISGVRKQSPSIQTYITSQFAELRQIITEKEQSLLRDLKEEEKRILDTMEKNLLALQENIRIIQEEITKLKEQMDQKDGVIFLKEEAHWNRRISDDVQELSVTDEALPVEKFDHLYLLNTVLRETLDAINRGKTYKDSFLPVQLRSNLKQGLSIIIQGEPIFIIIIKGN; encoded by the exons cctgtcagaTTGCACAGAGATGCGGTGAGAGTTCCGGAGATCCTTCGGCAGCCACTGCAGGGCATCTCCCGTCTCCGAGCAAcaggggacgggtctgggaggcaGCTTCGGACAACCTGCTCCGATCCACGCCGGGGAAAGACCAGGCACCCTCCGTgttgctgaaacatctcacggaatctcaccCAGTCTCCTCACCTCTGCCACCTGAAGGAATTAAGACCCGGGCCGGTGTTGCAGACTTTACCCGAAGTGCCGCTCCCGATCTCCTACTTCTCACCGGGTCCAGTCGCTTCCGGTTCCATTCTGAGCGCtcggcgtcccgcccactgacacgctCCGCCAATGAGAGCATGTTTGTTCCAGcgctgttctctgattggct GGCCAGttgggccttagcaaatctggctgaaaaagctcgaaatctaaacctgaatctgaaagggaaggaaagtaaacgtcactgcgaggaacatgaggaagaactgaagctgttttgtgaaacggacaagacactgatctgtctgatctgtagagatgcgcaggaacacagggagcaccgcttcaagccgattaaagaagctgttaaaatctacaag gatcagataAAATCTTCCTTaaactctctcacaaaaaagaaatcagacttccagaaaaaggagcagcaacagaaagagaagatttctggagttcgg AAACAGTCACCCAGCATTCAGAcctacatcacatcccagtttgctgaactgcgccagattatcactgagaaagagcagagcttactcagggatctcaaagaagaagagaagaggattctcgacacaatggagaaaaatcttctagctctccaagagaatataaggattattcaggaggaaatcactaagttaaaggaacagatggatcaaaaagacggtgtgatatttctcaag gaggaagctcattggaacaggag aatcagtgatgatgtccaggaattgtcagtgacagatgaggccctaccggttgaaaaattcgatcacctctatttgttgaacacagtgctgagagaaacacttgatgccattaaccgaggtaaaacttacaaagattcatttctcccTGTTCAGTTGCGTTCTAATTTGAAGCAAGGATTGTCTATAATTATACAAGGAGAACCTATATTTATAATTATAAttaaggggaactga